Proteins encoded in a region of the Halococcus saccharolyticus DSM 5350 genome:
- a CDS encoding helix-hairpin-helix domain-containing protein — translation MPRYLIESDSPPIEHDGERYGPGDELVIPVTSADHLRDRKGVELHQIEDEADDEPEPAEPDDLTRLDGIGSERADDLNERGYRTFEDIRASDNDALAEIGGITAEKATGLIVEANDLVTGGAEG, via the coding sequence ATGCCACGCTATCTGATCGAGTCCGACTCACCGCCGATCGAACACGACGGCGAACGCTACGGGCCGGGCGACGAACTCGTCATCCCTGTCACGTCGGCGGACCACCTCCGCGATCGCAAGGGTGTCGAACTCCACCAGATCGAGGACGAGGCCGACGACGAGCCCGAACCCGCCGAGCCCGACGACCTCACGCGACTCGATGGCATCGGCTCGGAGCGAGCGGATGACCTCAACGAGCGAGGCTACCGAACGTTCGAGGACATCCGTGCGTCGGACAACGACGCCCTCGCTGAAATCGGCGGCATCACGGCCGAGAAGGCCACGGGACTGATCGTCGAAGCGAACGACCTCGTGACTGGCGGCGCGGAGGGGTGA
- a CDS encoding helix-hairpin-helix domain-containing protein, whose product MADDRFTLPEGATNHYRDGEPVEPGEPFTPTETERELLGDVLVPVESDESADTTADSAGTSSATDETTEAVSEDDSHGADAADPDDFTALKGIGPATADRLHESGYRTFDDLRDASVDELAGVQNVSEANAEKIHEQLADGEV is encoded by the coding sequence ATGGCTGACGATCGGTTCACTCTCCCCGAAGGGGCCACGAACCACTACCGCGATGGTGAGCCGGTCGAACCCGGCGAGCCGTTCACGCCGACCGAAACCGAACGCGAACTCCTCGGCGACGTTCTCGTTCCTGTTGAGTCGGACGAGAGCGCGGACACCACCGCTGACTCCGCCGGCACCTCGTCCGCCACCGACGAGACCACCGAGGCCGTCAGCGAGGACGACAGCCACGGCGCGGACGCCGCCGATCCCGACGACTTCACCGCGTTGAAGGGCATCGGCCCGGCGACGGCCGATCGCCTGCACGAGTCGGGCTACCGGACGTTCGATGACCTGCGTGACGCGAGTGTCGACGAGCTGGCCGGCGTCCAGAACGTCTCGGAAGCGAACGCCGAGAAGATTCACGAGCAACTGGCCGACGGCGAGGTCTAA
- a CDS encoding major capsid protein yields the protein MSGAMVNGEMNSTSDGSISGGVVRNGDIDIPRHAAAQIADARAGRNNARQNAIQEGALPEDAFADMDNAMYGPFRQMTKLWSYCRRKNLTREFDIRSQLISWNIRDDAGRSTVDMDFNTESSNLSLEFGKDAAAMPLIQVDYKTGFRERPSPDAPMGSQVDVDEEKAGAGGRIIAETAEQIISGNPGGTSPADHISVDWRGTSFGVSSLTDAERVNTTTFDAAWDTDLAQIRKSFKNLRAILKNDNNVKAGDVGYDVFLGEDYYDLLDEPDPSGNGNMLVRDRVEELSNINEIEELDFFPSDGMLMLRPTQDVFELGVAQNPQNTQWGDHAYTDEFKAHAALSPMPKVTMQGQSGIVYATAP from the coding sequence ATGTCTGGAGCAATGGTCAACGGCGAAATGAACAGCACGAGCGACGGTAGCATCTCCGGCGGCGTCGTTCGGAACGGCGACATCGACATCCCCCGGCACGCGGCGGCTCAGATCGCCGACGCGCGGGCGGGGCGGAACAACGCCCGGCAGAACGCGATTCAGGAGGGTGCCCTCCCCGAGGACGCCTTCGCCGACATGGACAACGCCATGTACGGCCCGTTCCGCCAGATGACGAAGCTGTGGTCGTACTGCCGGCGGAAGAACCTCACCCGCGAGTTCGACATCCGCAGCCAGCTCATCTCGTGGAACATCCGCGACGACGCGGGCCGCTCGACCGTCGACATGGACTTCAACACGGAGTCGAGCAACCTCTCACTGGAGTTCGGCAAGGACGCGGCCGCAATGCCGCTCATCCAGGTCGACTACAAGACCGGCTTCCGCGAGCGTCCCTCGCCGGACGCGCCGATGGGGTCGCAGGTTGACGTCGACGAAGAGAAAGCTGGTGCCGGTGGCCGCATCATCGCCGAGACGGCCGAGCAGATCATCTCCGGCAACCCTGGCGGAACCAGCCCGGCCGACCACATCAGCGTCGACTGGCGCGGCACCAGCTTCGGCGTCTCGTCGCTCACCGACGCCGAGCGCGTCAACACGACCACCTTCGACGCGGCGTGGGATACCGATCTCGCGCAGATCCGCAAGTCGTTCAAGAACCTCCGAGCGATCCTCAAGAACGACAACAACGTCAAGGCCGGCGATGTCGGCTATGACGTCTTCCTCGGCGAGGACTACTACGACCTCCTTGACGAACCGGACCCGAGCGGCAACGGGAACATGCTCGTCCGCGACCGGGTCGAGGAACTCTCGAACATCAACGAGATCGAGGAACTCGACTTCTTCCCCAGCGACGGGATGCTGATGCTCCGGCCGACCCAGGACGTCTTCGAACTGGGCGTCGCCCAGAACCCCCAGAACACGCAGTGGGGCGACCACGCCTACACGGACGAGTTCAAGGCCCACGCCGCACTCAGCCCGATGCCGAAGGTGACGATGCAGGGTCAGAGCGGAATCGTCTACGCGACGGCACCGTAA
- a CDS encoding DUF2213 domain-containing protein, producing the protein MTLRLNSAGNPVTGEPRHETEDGTDYLVVPVASSQEQVLSYPDDPNAYDREFLPGDELDEAVGRTNSLPISLDHPTAAPATPPSPATPDSGPTTVGEYRDLRTNSEGNKALGELWLPTDQRDSHGEQYTEAFDTLEDGGEWPVSLGYSIGEIDASGGRYNGQDYDAVQKSLTLDHLALVMNGKARCSVDAGCAAGRANAQPEEWTEAARGTPIGTGDSLTMSDQQTIERDKGRIAGALETLGSAIGVGVETRVNARSEARTPEYDSTLAEDDIDDGEFVSTHWMLDDYIDAYAEESDEDVPADVHSALSPGLSDEAREWITSHTLLGNADAGTESNLLVFNVVSPDGVLHESELRDVLGSDGARETLPEAVRESAREEAQRLLDEEFDDDGDDDRQNACESRDAPDEQSSDESADTDTADTTDTTSDTMTDTLPSDDDMIDYLANETEFDRKNAEKLRGEDCLGLTYERFNAEADAGGETTEGDTTEADTTDSPGEPSIDDTEGNEADAEESRGTSEEPDNEDATVTFESKEELADFVDEQIERRENSKECDDIREEIRANSEQFGEGDLVEANKPTLLSIREMVVDERENAQGDSSADMGPIQTQGPVRQNAELDTENAPDTPVAGDPWGDSGGNTEADD; encoded by the coding sequence GGCGACGAACTCGACGAGGCGGTGGGGCGGACGAACTCACTCCCGATTTCGCTGGATCACCCGACGGCCGCCCCGGCAACACCGCCGTCACCAGCCACGCCCGACTCGGGGCCGACCACTGTCGGCGAGTATCGCGACCTCCGGACGAACAGCGAGGGCAACAAGGCGCTCGGTGAGCTGTGGCTGCCGACCGACCAGCGCGACTCGCACGGCGAGCAGTACACCGAGGCGTTCGACACGCTCGAAGACGGTGGTGAGTGGCCCGTCTCACTCGGGTACAGTATCGGCGAAATAGATGCGTCCGGAGGGCGGTACAACGGGCAGGATTACGACGCCGTCCAGAAGTCTCTGACTCTCGACCACCTCGCGCTCGTGATGAACGGTAAGGCGCGGTGTTCGGTGGACGCTGGGTGTGCGGCCGGACGCGCAAACGCCCAACCCGAGGAGTGGACCGAGGCCGCCCGCGGCACGCCTATCGGTACGGGCGACAGTCTAACTATGAGCGATCAGCAGACTATCGAGCGGGACAAGGGCCGCATTGCAGGCGCGCTCGAAACCCTCGGTTCGGCAATCGGCGTTGGTGTTGAGACACGAGTGAATGCGCGATCCGAAGCGCGCACGCCGGAGTACGACTCGACACTCGCGGAGGACGACATCGATGACGGCGAGTTCGTCAGCACCCACTGGATGCTCGATGACTACATCGATGCCTACGCCGAGGAGTCTGACGAGGACGTCCCTGCGGACGTCCATTCAGCACTTTCGCCCGGCTTGTCGGATGAAGCCCGAGAGTGGATCACCAGCCACACGCTTCTCGGCAATGCTGATGCTGGCACCGAGTCCAACCTCCTCGTTTTCAACGTAGTCTCCCCGGACGGCGTCCTCCACGAATCAGAACTCCGCGACGTGCTTGGATCTGATGGCGCACGAGAGACGCTCCCCGAAGCCGTCCGCGAGTCGGCGCGCGAAGAAGCCCAACGCCTGTTGGACGAGGAGTTCGACGACGACGGCGACGACGACCGGCAGAACGCTTGCGAGTCGCGGGACGCCCCCGACGAACAATCCTCTGACGAGTCGGCGGATACCGACACTGCGGACACCACGGACACCACTTCTGATACCATGACCGACACCCTCCCGAGCGACGACGACATGATCGACTACCTCGCCAACGAGACGGAGTTCGACCGCAAGAACGCGGAGAAACTCCGCGGTGAGGACTGCCTCGGCCTGACCTACGAGCGATTCAACGCCGAGGCCGACGCCGGCGGCGAGACCACCGAAGGCGACACGACCGAGGCTGACACCACCGACTCCCCGGGCGAACCCTCGATTGACGACACCGAGGGCAACGAGGCTGACGCCGAGGAGAGCCGCGGCACGTCCGAGGAACCCGATAATGAGGATGCAACTGTGACCTTCGAGAGCAAGGAAGAACTCGCCGACTTCGTCGACGAGCAGATCGAACGGCGCGAGAACAGCAAGGAGTGCGACGACATCCGCGAGGAGATTCGCGCCAACTCCGAACAGTTCGGCGAGGGCGACCTCGTTGAGGCGAACAAGCCCACTCTCCTGTCGATCCGCGAGATGGTCGTGGACGAGCGAGAGAACGCCCAGGGCGATTCGTCTGCCGACATGGGGCCGATCCAGACGCAGGGTCCGGTTCGGCAGAACGCGGAACTCGACACCGAAAACGCGCCTGACACGCCCGTTGCGGGCGACCCGTGGGGCGATTCGGGCGGCAACACGGAGGCTGACGACTAA